One Spinacia oleracea cultivar Varoflay chromosome 4, BTI_SOV_V1, whole genome shotgun sequence DNA segment encodes these proteins:
- the LOC110799736 gene encoding uncharacterized protein → MGNCMICIKPESEAMWGGEDWTSAMKMVKEEEEEEEEEELVRSYWKETQYSSSNVKEVKVKITKKQLEKWLGKMDCQQKRLCVEQALAQLIKVSVHCKTHHRSWKPMLQTIPEV, encoded by the coding sequence atgggtAATTGCATGATTTGCATCAAGCCTGAATCCGAAGCTATGTGGGGAGGGGAAGACTGGACATCGGCCATGAAAATGgtgaaagaagaagaagaagaagaagaagaagaagaactaGTACGTAGTTATTGGAAAGAAACACAATATTCATCGTCGAATGTAAAAGAGGTAAAGGTTAAGATAACGAAGAAGCAATTGGAGAAATGGTTAGGGAAGATGGATTGTCAACAAAAGAGGTTATGCGTTGAACAAGCTTTAGCACAATTGATTAAAGTTAGTGTTCATTGTAAGACTCATCATAGGTCTTGGAAGCCTATGTTGCAAACCATTCCTGAAGTTTAA
- the LOC110799735 gene encoding nucleotide pyrophosphatase/phosphodiesterase, with the protein MSFQRFLLERYKSDYGMFRFCIADSEHDWREGTEQYKFIENCLSTTDRLFAAHHVLGYSSDKWYGKEGSFEEPMGRESLQKLWQRMNFRSFSSCGINNNRHRRVIQCYCIKYCLPDAIRSLNSWI; encoded by the exons ATGAGCTTTCAAAGGTTTTTATTGGAAAG GTATAAGTCAGACTATGGAATGTTCCGCTTCTGCATTGCGGACAGTGAGCATGACTGGAGGGAAGGAACTGAGCAATACAAGTTCATAGAGAACTGCCTTTCAACAACAGATAGGCTCTTTGCAGCCCATCATGTCCTTGGTTATTCATCAGACAAATGGTATGGGAAAGAGGGCTCATTTGAAGAGCCAATGGGGAGAGAAAGCCTTCAAAAGCTATGGCAGAG AATGAACTTTAGGAGTTTTAGCAGCTGTGGCATCAACAATAACAGACACAGAAGGGTAATCCAATGCTACTGCATCAAATACTGTCTGCCTGATGCAATTAGGAGTTTGAATTCATGGATATAG
- the LOC110799737 gene encoding uncharacterized protein produces MGNCLRHETKAEWAGEDWTPAMMTDSEMKKGDDNEYCYSGSNMIKEVKVKITKKQLEELLGKMNVDVQQQKQGLSSGQILGKLVKVSVYSETTHHKSWRPRLQTIPEL; encoded by the coding sequence ATGGGTAATTGCTTAAGGCATGAAACAAAAGCTGAATGGGCAGGCGAAGATTGGACGCCGGCGATGATGACAGATAGCGAAATGAAGAAAGGCGACGACAACGAGTATTGTTATTCAGGATCAAATATGATAAAGGAGGTAAAGGTTAAGATTACAAAGAAACAATTGGAAGAATTGTTAGGGAAGATGAATGTGGATgtccaacaacaaaaacaaggGTTGTCTTCTGGACAAATATTGGGGAAGTTGGTTAAGGTTAGTGTTTATTCTGAGACCACTCATCATAAGTCTTGGAGGCCTCGGTTGCAGACCATTCCTGAACTTTAA